The following proteins are encoded in a genomic region of Takifugu rubripes chromosome 9, fTakRub1.2, whole genome shotgun sequence:
- the itga11b gene encoding integrin alpha-11 isoform X3, producing MDYHPQHHPLFLLLWICSSFPGEHRTDLQLCFNFDSKNFKIFSGSKETQFGSTVQQHEAGGRQWLLVGAPLESTGQKQTGDVFRCPLDNRKSAGCSRLHLAKLPLDNVSERKDEMRLGMTLTSNPKDSSFVTCGPLWSHECGSSLYSTGICSRVSWTFRPTHTIAPALQRCETFMDIVIVLDGSNSIYPWHEVQGFLINILRKFYIGPGQTQVGVVQYGSSVVHEFSLGEYQTVEEVVDAAKSISQRGGEETRTALGINVARSEAFRRGGRPGAQKVMIVITDGESHDSPQLLQAVADSERDNITMYAIAVLGYYNRRGINPEAFLKEIKFIASDPDEKHFFNVTDESALKDIVDALGERIFSLEGTSTLGQGFGLQMAQAGFSSHLVKDGILLGAVGAYDWNGAVLKDTKHGKVVPPKFSYKDEFPEELKNHGAYLGYSVGSLISSDGSQLYTAGAPRFNHTGKVIVFTLKNSGNLTVLQALLGEQIGSYFGSELLSMDVDGDGQTDVLLVAAPMYYNQGWERGKVYVYGLTPETSFDLQGVLEVTNCFQNSRLGSSLAQIQDMNGDGFRELVVGAPLEDDHQGAVYLFYGQDRTIQWQFRQRLSAAGSSASLKYFGQSLHGVLDVNGDGLVDLAVGALGAAVIIWSRGVVQIQSSLIFEPEKVNIFNKDCQRGGKEVTCMSVTICLSLHSRTRTKAKPKVEVAIWYSLVFDERRFPPRAVLDESDRQQPRILFLQTGSQSCRRHSFSVQETSDYGRPISVVLETGLQNPDEGPVLDPDQSSILKAELPFWNGCEQEDTCVPDLVLHSHTDLVDVGKFCSSRTIWSLCSHQGESEVSARVVETGRRNVVVFAQLENQGENAYGTTVHISTSSNLLFSSLTVKAPPTFPQDQSDIPMECSSENSPGNELSCNISVPFMKTSSQVSFRLEFELSRVELLDHMQVTMTTSSEGEDKNLDDNNNIIFLPLRYQLDLLFTRDPNTPRFQIQAAGSTAFFFSRDEPDSLSHDFNLTYHIQNLGTFPVRGIVFRAEIWAVTRGGNHLMKMMDFRVEQQVSGSHCQLPQHTAANRISAEDLSHLSQLNSSNSASVAAECRLELPASKELKVTLTGRLQLPALLAVSFRSLEILTTASIWMEPFSPMFLQEDVPVREIILEIRKEEDYINPVWIILGSILGGLLLLALLVLALWKLGFFSRRRKDKEEPVADGKAAEEL from the exons ATGGATTATCATCCTCAACATCatcctttgtttcttcttctctggatctGCAGTTCCTTCCCAGGTGAGCACAGAACAG ATCTTCAACTCTGCTTCAACTTCGACAGCAAGAACTTCAAAATCTTCTCTGGTTCTAAAGAGACCCAGTTTGGTTCCACAGTTCAGCAGCACGAGGCCGGAGGACGCCAGTG gctgctggTTGGAGCTCCCTTAGAATCCACTGGGCAAAAACAGACAGGCGATGTGTTCAGGTGTCCTCTGGACAACAGAAAGTCTGCTGGCTGCAGCCGCCTGCACCTGG CAAAACTTCCTCTGGACAATGTGTCTGAGAGAAAAGACGAGATGAGGCTGGGCATGACGCTGACCTCAAACCCCAAAGACAGCAGCTTCGTg ACCTGTGgtcctctctggtctcatgaATGTGGCAGCTCCCTGTACAGCACAGGAATCTGTTCCAGAGTCAGCTGGACCTTCAGACCGACCCACACCATTGCCCCAGCCCTGCAGA GATGTGAGACCTTCATGGACATAGTGATTGTTCTGGATGGTTCTAACTCTATCTATCCCTGGCACGAGGTCCAGGGATTCCTGATCAACATCCTGCGCAAGTTCTACATCGGCCCAGGTCAGACGCAG GTGGGGGTGGTCCAGTACGGCTCCTCGGTGGTCCACGAGTTCAGCCTGGGCGAGTACCAgacagtggaggaggtggtggacgCGGCCAAGAGCATCAGCCAGCGTGGTGGTGAGGAGACGAGAACGGCGTTGGGTATCAATGTGGCGAG GTCGGAGGCGTTCAGGCGAGGAGGCCGACCTGGAGCTCAGAAGGTGATGATCGTGATCACAGATGGAGAATCACATGACAGtccgcagctgctgcaggctgtcgCTGACAGCGAGAGGGACAATATCACCATGTATGCTATCGCT GTTCTAGGTTACTACAATCGCCGAGGAATCAACCCTGAAGCCTTCCTGAAGGAAATCAAGTTCATCGCCAGCGACCCAGATGAGAAACACTTCTTCAATGTGACGGACGAGTCGGCACTGAAAGATATTGTGGACGCACTTGGAGAAAGGATTTTCTCTCTGGAAG GTACCAGCACTCTGGGTCAAGGGTTTGGTCTCCAGATGGCTCAGGCTGGATTCTCCTCACATTTAGTCAAA GATGGCATTCTTCTCGGAGCCGTGGGAGCTTATGACTGGAATGGTGCCGTACTGAAGGACACCAAACATGGAAAAGTTGTTCCACCAAAATTTTCCTACAAAGATGAGTTTccggaggagctgaagaaccaTGGAGCCTACCTGG GTTATTCCGTTGGTTCGCTCATCTCGTCTGACGGCTCTCAGCTCTACACTGCTGGAGCACCGAGGTTCAACCACACCGGGAAGGTCATTGTGTTCACCCTGAAGAACTCTGGGAACCTGACGGTCCTGCAGGCTCTTCTAGGGGAGCAG ATTGGTTCGTATTTTGGCAGCGAGTTGTTGTCAATGGATGTAGATGGTGACGGACAAACCGATGTTCTCCTGGTGGCAGCACCGATGTACTACAACCAGggctgggagagagggaaggttTACGTCTACGGCCTGACACCAGAG ACATCGTTTGATCTCCAGGGGGTGCTGGAGGTGACTAACTGCTTCCAGAACTCTCGGCTGGGTTCATCCTTGGCTCAAATACAGGACATGAATGGAGACGGGTTCCGAGAGTTGGTGGTAGGAGCACCACTGGAGgatgaccaccagggggcggtcTATTTGTTTTATGGGCAGGACAGAACCATCCAGTGGCAGTTCAGACAG CGActgtctgctgctggttcttCTGCAAGTCTGAAGTATTTCGGCCAAAGTCTTCATGGTGTTTTAGATGTCAACGGAGATGGGCTTGTTGACCTTGCAGTGGGAGCATTGGGGGCCGCTGTCATCATCTG GTCTCGTGGTGTGGTGCAGATCCAGTCCAGCCTGATATTTGAACCAGAGAAGGTCAACATCTTCAACAAAGACTGTCAgcgaggagggaaggaggtcaCCTGCATGTCTGTCACGATCTGTTTGAGTCTGCACTCCAGGACAAGAACCAAAGCAAAGCCAAAGGTGGAAGTTG CCATCTGGTACAGTCTGGTGTTTGATGAACGCCGTTTTCCTCCACGAGCCGTCCTGGATGAATCAGATCGACAGCAGCCCAGGATTCTgtttctgcagacaggaagtcaaagcTGCCGGCGCCACAGTTTCTCTGTTCag GAGACGAGTGATTATGGACGTCCCATCTCGGTTGTCCTTGAAACGGGGCTGCAGAACCCAGATGAGGGCCCTGTGTTGGACCCGGATCAGTCGAGCATCTTGAAGGCTGAG CTTCCCTTCTGGAATGGCTGTGAGCAGGAAGACACTTGCGTCCCTGACCTTGTCCTCCACAGTCACACCGACCTGGTGGATGTTGG GAagttctgcagctccagaaccATCTGGTCACTCtgcagccaccagggggagtCAGAGGTCAGCGCTCGTGTCGTAGAGACGGGGCGTAGGAACGTGGTGGTGTTTGCCCAGCTGGAGAATCAGGGCGAGAACGCTTATGGAACCACAGTtcacatctccacctcctccaaccTGCTTTTCTCCAGTCTAACAGTCAAG GCTCCTCCAACATTTCCACAGGACCAATCAGATATTCCAATGGAGTGTTCCTCTGAGAACAGCCCAGGTAATGAGCTGAGCTGCAACATCAGCGTTCCCTTTATGAAGACATCATCACAG gTGTCTTTCCGTCTAGAGTTTGAGCTCAGCCGAGTGGAGCTCCTGGACCACATGCaagtcaccatgacaaccagcag tgagggtgaggaTAAAAACCTtgatgacaacaacaacatcatcttcctccctctgaggTACCAGCTTGATCTCCTCTTCACCAG GGACCCCAACACTCCTCGTTTTCAAATCCAAGCAGCAGGTTCCACCGCCTTCTTCTTTTCTCGGGACGAACCCGACAGCCTTTCTCACGACTTTAACCTGACTTATCAT ATCCAGAACTTGGGCACCTTTCCAGTGCGTGGCATTGTCTTCAGGGCTGAGATCTGGGCAGTGACAAGAGGAGGGAACCATCTCATGAAGATGATGGACTTCAGAGTCGAACAG caggtCTCTGGTTCTCACTGTCAGCTCCCTCAACACACAGCAGCCAACAGGATTTCAGCAGAggacctgtctcacctgtcccagCTG aacagcagcaacagtgcCAGCGTGGCGGCTGAGTGTCGGCTGGAGCTGCCAGCCTCCAAAGAGCTGAAGGTGACACTCACAGGACGACTTcaacttcctgctctgcttgCT GTGAGCTTTAGGTCTTTGGAGATATTAACCACAGCTTCCATCTGGATGGAACCATTTAGTCCAATGTTCCTTCAGGAAGATGTTCCTGTCAGAGAG ATAATCCTGGAGATAAGGAAGGAAGAGGATTATATCAACCCAGTCTGGATTATACTGGGAAGCATACTGGGAGGCCTTCTACTATTGGCTCTATTGGTCCTGGCCCTTTGGAAG CTCGGCTTCTTTAGTAGACGaaggaaagacaaagaggagcCTGTAGCCGATGGGAAGGCAGCGGAGGAGCTGTGA
- the itga11b gene encoding integrin alpha-11 isoform X5, with the protein MDYHPQHHPLFLLLWICSSFPGEHRTDLQLCFNFDSKNFKIFSGSKETQFGSTVQQHEAGGRQWLLVGAPLESTGQKQTGDVFRCPLDNRKSAGCSRLHLAKLPLDNVSERKDEMRLGMTLTSNPKDSSFVTCGPLWSHECGSSLYSTGICSRVSWTFRPTHTIAPALQRCETFMDIVIVLDGSNSIYPWHEVQGFLINILRKFYIGPGQTQVGVVQYGSSVVHEFSLGEYQTVEEVVDAAKSISQRGGEETRTALGINVARSEAFRRGGRPGAQKVMIVITDGESHDSPQLLQAVADSERDNITMYAIAVLGYYNRRGINPEAFLKEIKFIASDPDEKHFFNVTDESALKDIVDALGERIFSLEGTSTLGQGFGLQMAQAGFSSHLVKDGILLGAVGAYDWNGAVLKDTKHGKVVPPKFSYKDEFPEELKNHGAYLGYSVGSLISSDGSQLYTAGAPRFNHTGKVIVFTLKNSGNLTVLQALLGEQIGSYFGSELLSMDVDGDGQTDVLLVAAPMYYNQGWERGKVYVYGLTPETSFDLQGVLEVTNCFQNSRLGSSLAQIQDMNGDGFRELVVGAPLEDDHQGAVYLFYGQDRTIQWQFRQRLSAAGSSASLKYFGQSLHGVLDVNGDGLVDLAVGALGAAVIIWSRGVVQIQSSLIFEPEKVNIFNKDCQRGGKEVTCMSVTICLSLHSRTRTKAKPKVEVAIWYSLVFDERRFPPRAVLDESDRQQPRILFLQTGSQSCRRHSFSVQVRETSDYGRPISVVLETGLQNPDEGPVLDPDQSSILKAELPFWNGCEQEDTCVPDLVLHSHTDLVDVGKFCSSRTIWSLCSHQGESEVSARVVETGRRNVVVFAQLENQGENAYGTTVHISTSSNLLFSSLTVKDQSDIPMECSSENSPGNELSCNISVPFMKTSSQVSFRLEFELSRVELLDHMQVTMTTSSEGEDKNLDDNNNIIFLPLRYQLDLLFTRDPNTPRFQIQAAGSTAFFFSRDEPDSLSHDFNLTYHIQNLGTFPVRGIVFRAEIWAVTRGGNHLMKMMDFRVEQQVSGSHCQLPQHTAANRISAEDLSHLSQLNSSNSASVAAECRLELPASKELKVTLTGRLQLPALLAVSFRSLEILTTASIWMEPFSPMFLQEDVPVREIILEIRKEEDYINPVWIILGSILGGLLLLALLVLALWKLGFFSRRRKDKEEPVADGKAAEEL; encoded by the exons ATGGATTATCATCCTCAACATCatcctttgtttcttcttctctggatctGCAGTTCCTTCCCAGGTGAGCACAGAACAG ATCTTCAACTCTGCTTCAACTTCGACAGCAAGAACTTCAAAATCTTCTCTGGTTCTAAAGAGACCCAGTTTGGTTCCACAGTTCAGCAGCACGAGGCCGGAGGACGCCAGTG gctgctggTTGGAGCTCCCTTAGAATCCACTGGGCAAAAACAGACAGGCGATGTGTTCAGGTGTCCTCTGGACAACAGAAAGTCTGCTGGCTGCAGCCGCCTGCACCTGG CAAAACTTCCTCTGGACAATGTGTCTGAGAGAAAAGACGAGATGAGGCTGGGCATGACGCTGACCTCAAACCCCAAAGACAGCAGCTTCGTg ACCTGTGgtcctctctggtctcatgaATGTGGCAGCTCCCTGTACAGCACAGGAATCTGTTCCAGAGTCAGCTGGACCTTCAGACCGACCCACACCATTGCCCCAGCCCTGCAGA GATGTGAGACCTTCATGGACATAGTGATTGTTCTGGATGGTTCTAACTCTATCTATCCCTGGCACGAGGTCCAGGGATTCCTGATCAACATCCTGCGCAAGTTCTACATCGGCCCAGGTCAGACGCAG GTGGGGGTGGTCCAGTACGGCTCCTCGGTGGTCCACGAGTTCAGCCTGGGCGAGTACCAgacagtggaggaggtggtggacgCGGCCAAGAGCATCAGCCAGCGTGGTGGTGAGGAGACGAGAACGGCGTTGGGTATCAATGTGGCGAG GTCGGAGGCGTTCAGGCGAGGAGGCCGACCTGGAGCTCAGAAGGTGATGATCGTGATCACAGATGGAGAATCACATGACAGtccgcagctgctgcaggctgtcgCTGACAGCGAGAGGGACAATATCACCATGTATGCTATCGCT GTTCTAGGTTACTACAATCGCCGAGGAATCAACCCTGAAGCCTTCCTGAAGGAAATCAAGTTCATCGCCAGCGACCCAGATGAGAAACACTTCTTCAATGTGACGGACGAGTCGGCACTGAAAGATATTGTGGACGCACTTGGAGAAAGGATTTTCTCTCTGGAAG GTACCAGCACTCTGGGTCAAGGGTTTGGTCTCCAGATGGCTCAGGCTGGATTCTCCTCACATTTAGTCAAA GATGGCATTCTTCTCGGAGCCGTGGGAGCTTATGACTGGAATGGTGCCGTACTGAAGGACACCAAACATGGAAAAGTTGTTCCACCAAAATTTTCCTACAAAGATGAGTTTccggaggagctgaagaaccaTGGAGCCTACCTGG GTTATTCCGTTGGTTCGCTCATCTCGTCTGACGGCTCTCAGCTCTACACTGCTGGAGCACCGAGGTTCAACCACACCGGGAAGGTCATTGTGTTCACCCTGAAGAACTCTGGGAACCTGACGGTCCTGCAGGCTCTTCTAGGGGAGCAG ATTGGTTCGTATTTTGGCAGCGAGTTGTTGTCAATGGATGTAGATGGTGACGGACAAACCGATGTTCTCCTGGTGGCAGCACCGATGTACTACAACCAGggctgggagagagggaaggttTACGTCTACGGCCTGACACCAGAG ACATCGTTTGATCTCCAGGGGGTGCTGGAGGTGACTAACTGCTTCCAGAACTCTCGGCTGGGTTCATCCTTGGCTCAAATACAGGACATGAATGGAGACGGGTTCCGAGAGTTGGTGGTAGGAGCACCACTGGAGgatgaccaccagggggcggtcTATTTGTTTTATGGGCAGGACAGAACCATCCAGTGGCAGTTCAGACAG CGActgtctgctgctggttcttCTGCAAGTCTGAAGTATTTCGGCCAAAGTCTTCATGGTGTTTTAGATGTCAACGGAGATGGGCTTGTTGACCTTGCAGTGGGAGCATTGGGGGCCGCTGTCATCATCTG GTCTCGTGGTGTGGTGCAGATCCAGTCCAGCCTGATATTTGAACCAGAGAAGGTCAACATCTTCAACAAAGACTGTCAgcgaggagggaaggaggtcaCCTGCATGTCTGTCACGATCTGTTTGAGTCTGCACTCCAGGACAAGAACCAAAGCAAAGCCAAAGGTGGAAGTTG CCATCTGGTACAGTCTGGTGTTTGATGAACGCCGTTTTCCTCCACGAGCCGTCCTGGATGAATCAGATCGACAGCAGCCCAGGATTCTgtttctgcagacaggaagtcaaagcTGCCGGCGCCACAGTTTCTCTGTTCaggtcaga GAGACGAGTGATTATGGACGTCCCATCTCGGTTGTCCTTGAAACGGGGCTGCAGAACCCAGATGAGGGCCCTGTGTTGGACCCGGATCAGTCGAGCATCTTGAAGGCTGAG CTTCCCTTCTGGAATGGCTGTGAGCAGGAAGACACTTGCGTCCCTGACCTTGTCCTCCACAGTCACACCGACCTGGTGGATGTTGG GAagttctgcagctccagaaccATCTGGTCACTCtgcagccaccagggggagtCAGAGGTCAGCGCTCGTGTCGTAGAGACGGGGCGTAGGAACGTGGTGGTGTTTGCCCAGCTGGAGAATCAGGGCGAGAACGCTTATGGAACCACAGTtcacatctccacctcctccaaccTGCTTTTCTCCAGTCTAACAGTCAAG GACCAATCAGATATTCCAATGGAGTGTTCCTCTGAGAACAGCCCAGGTAATGAGCTGAGCTGCAACATCAGCGTTCCCTTTATGAAGACATCATCACAG gTGTCTTTCCGTCTAGAGTTTGAGCTCAGCCGAGTGGAGCTCCTGGACCACATGCaagtcaccatgacaaccagcag tgagggtgaggaTAAAAACCTtgatgacaacaacaacatcatcttcctccctctgaggTACCAGCTTGATCTCCTCTTCACCAG GGACCCCAACACTCCTCGTTTTCAAATCCAAGCAGCAGGTTCCACCGCCTTCTTCTTTTCTCGGGACGAACCCGACAGCCTTTCTCACGACTTTAACCTGACTTATCAT ATCCAGAACTTGGGCACCTTTCCAGTGCGTGGCATTGTCTTCAGGGCTGAGATCTGGGCAGTGACAAGAGGAGGGAACCATCTCATGAAGATGATGGACTTCAGAGTCGAACAG caggtCTCTGGTTCTCACTGTCAGCTCCCTCAACACACAGCAGCCAACAGGATTTCAGCAGAggacctgtctcacctgtcccagCTG aacagcagcaacagtgcCAGCGTGGCGGCTGAGTGTCGGCTGGAGCTGCCAGCCTCCAAAGAGCTGAAGGTGACACTCACAGGACGACTTcaacttcctgctctgcttgCT GTGAGCTTTAGGTCTTTGGAGATATTAACCACAGCTTCCATCTGGATGGAACCATTTAGTCCAATGTTCCTTCAGGAAGATGTTCCTGTCAGAGAG ATAATCCTGGAGATAAGGAAGGAAGAGGATTATATCAACCCAGTCTGGATTATACTGGGAAGCATACTGGGAGGCCTTCTACTATTGGCTCTATTGGTCCTGGCCCTTTGGAAG CTCGGCTTCTTTAGTAGACGaaggaaagacaaagaggagcCTGTAGCCGATGGGAAGGCAGCGGAGGAGCTGTGA
- the itga11b gene encoding integrin alpha-11 isoform X2: MDYHPQHHPLFLLLWICSSFPGEHRTDLQLCFNFDSKNFKIFSGSKETQFGSTVQQHEAGGRQWLLVGAPLESTGQKQTGDVFRCPLDNRKSAGCSRLHLAKLPLDNVSERKDEMRLGMTLTSNPKDSSFVTCGPLWSHECGSSLYSTGICSRVSWTFRPTHTIAPALQRCETFMDIVIVLDGSNSIYPWHEVQGFLINILRKFYIGPGQTQVGVVQYGSSVVHEFSLGEYQTVEEVVDAAKSISQRGGEETRTALGINVARSEAFRRGGRPGAQKVMIVITDGESHDSPQLLQAVADSERDNITMYAIAVLGYYNRRGINPEAFLKEIKFIASDPDEKHFFNVTDESALKDIVDALGERIFSLEGTSTLGQGFGLQMAQAGFSSHLVKDGILLGAVGAYDWNGAVLKDTKHGKVVPPKFSYKDEFPEELKNHGAYLGYSVGSLISSDGSQLYTAGAPRFNHTGKVIVFTLKNSGNLTVLQALLGEQIGSYFGSELLSMDVDGDGQTDVLLVAAPMYYNQGWERGKVYVYGLTPETSFDLQGVLEVTNCFQNSRLGSSLAQIQDMNGDGFRELVVGAPLEDDHQGAVYLFYGQDRTIQWQFRQRLSAAGSSASLKYFGQSLHGVLDVNGDGLVDLAVGALGAAVIIWSRGVVQIQSSLIFEPEKVNIFNKDCQRGGKEVTCMSVTICLSLHSRTRTKAKPKVEVAIWYSLVFDERRFPPRAVLDESDRQQPRILFLQTGSQSCRRHSFSVQVRETSDYGRPISVVLETGLQNPDEGPVLDPDQSSILKAELPFWNGCEQEDTCVPDLVLHSHTDLVDVGKFCSSRTIWSLCSHQGESEVSARVVETGRRNVVVFAQLENQGENAYGTTVHISTSSNLLFSSLTVKAPPTFPQDQSDIPMECSSENSPGNELSCNISVPFMKTSSQVSFRLEFELSRVELLDHMQVTMTTSSEGEDKNLDDNNNIIFLPLRYQLDLLFTRDPNTPRFQIQAAGSTAFFFSRDEPDSLSHDFNLTYHIQNLGTFPVRGIVFRAEIWAVTRGGNHLMKMMDFRVEQVSGSHCQLPQHTAANRISAEDLSHLSQLNSSNSASVAAECRLELPASKELKVTLTGRLQLPALLAVSFRSLEILTTASIWMEPFSPMFLQEDVPVREIILEIRKEEDYINPVWIILGSILGGLLLLALLVLALWKLGFFSRRRKDKEEPVADGKAAEEL, from the exons ATGGATTATCATCCTCAACATCatcctttgtttcttcttctctggatctGCAGTTCCTTCCCAGGTGAGCACAGAACAG ATCTTCAACTCTGCTTCAACTTCGACAGCAAGAACTTCAAAATCTTCTCTGGTTCTAAAGAGACCCAGTTTGGTTCCACAGTTCAGCAGCACGAGGCCGGAGGACGCCAGTG gctgctggTTGGAGCTCCCTTAGAATCCACTGGGCAAAAACAGACAGGCGATGTGTTCAGGTGTCCTCTGGACAACAGAAAGTCTGCTGGCTGCAGCCGCCTGCACCTGG CAAAACTTCCTCTGGACAATGTGTCTGAGAGAAAAGACGAGATGAGGCTGGGCATGACGCTGACCTCAAACCCCAAAGACAGCAGCTTCGTg ACCTGTGgtcctctctggtctcatgaATGTGGCAGCTCCCTGTACAGCACAGGAATCTGTTCCAGAGTCAGCTGGACCTTCAGACCGACCCACACCATTGCCCCAGCCCTGCAGA GATGTGAGACCTTCATGGACATAGTGATTGTTCTGGATGGTTCTAACTCTATCTATCCCTGGCACGAGGTCCAGGGATTCCTGATCAACATCCTGCGCAAGTTCTACATCGGCCCAGGTCAGACGCAG GTGGGGGTGGTCCAGTACGGCTCCTCGGTGGTCCACGAGTTCAGCCTGGGCGAGTACCAgacagtggaggaggtggtggacgCGGCCAAGAGCATCAGCCAGCGTGGTGGTGAGGAGACGAGAACGGCGTTGGGTATCAATGTGGCGAG GTCGGAGGCGTTCAGGCGAGGAGGCCGACCTGGAGCTCAGAAGGTGATGATCGTGATCACAGATGGAGAATCACATGACAGtccgcagctgctgcaggctgtcgCTGACAGCGAGAGGGACAATATCACCATGTATGCTATCGCT GTTCTAGGTTACTACAATCGCCGAGGAATCAACCCTGAAGCCTTCCTGAAGGAAATCAAGTTCATCGCCAGCGACCCAGATGAGAAACACTTCTTCAATGTGACGGACGAGTCGGCACTGAAAGATATTGTGGACGCACTTGGAGAAAGGATTTTCTCTCTGGAAG GTACCAGCACTCTGGGTCAAGGGTTTGGTCTCCAGATGGCTCAGGCTGGATTCTCCTCACATTTAGTCAAA GATGGCATTCTTCTCGGAGCCGTGGGAGCTTATGACTGGAATGGTGCCGTACTGAAGGACACCAAACATGGAAAAGTTGTTCCACCAAAATTTTCCTACAAAGATGAGTTTccggaggagctgaagaaccaTGGAGCCTACCTGG GTTATTCCGTTGGTTCGCTCATCTCGTCTGACGGCTCTCAGCTCTACACTGCTGGAGCACCGAGGTTCAACCACACCGGGAAGGTCATTGTGTTCACCCTGAAGAACTCTGGGAACCTGACGGTCCTGCAGGCTCTTCTAGGGGAGCAG ATTGGTTCGTATTTTGGCAGCGAGTTGTTGTCAATGGATGTAGATGGTGACGGACAAACCGATGTTCTCCTGGTGGCAGCACCGATGTACTACAACCAGggctgggagagagggaaggttTACGTCTACGGCCTGACACCAGAG ACATCGTTTGATCTCCAGGGGGTGCTGGAGGTGACTAACTGCTTCCAGAACTCTCGGCTGGGTTCATCCTTGGCTCAAATACAGGACATGAATGGAGACGGGTTCCGAGAGTTGGTGGTAGGAGCACCACTGGAGgatgaccaccagggggcggtcTATTTGTTTTATGGGCAGGACAGAACCATCCAGTGGCAGTTCAGACAG CGActgtctgctgctggttcttCTGCAAGTCTGAAGTATTTCGGCCAAAGTCTTCATGGTGTTTTAGATGTCAACGGAGATGGGCTTGTTGACCTTGCAGTGGGAGCATTGGGGGCCGCTGTCATCATCTG GTCTCGTGGTGTGGTGCAGATCCAGTCCAGCCTGATATTTGAACCAGAGAAGGTCAACATCTTCAACAAAGACTGTCAgcgaggagggaaggaggtcaCCTGCATGTCTGTCACGATCTGTTTGAGTCTGCACTCCAGGACAAGAACCAAAGCAAAGCCAAAGGTGGAAGTTG CCATCTGGTACAGTCTGGTGTTTGATGAACGCCGTTTTCCTCCACGAGCCGTCCTGGATGAATCAGATCGACAGCAGCCCAGGATTCTgtttctgcagacaggaagtcaaagcTGCCGGCGCCACAGTTTCTCTGTTCaggtcaga GAGACGAGTGATTATGGACGTCCCATCTCGGTTGTCCTTGAAACGGGGCTGCAGAACCCAGATGAGGGCCCTGTGTTGGACCCGGATCAGTCGAGCATCTTGAAGGCTGAG CTTCCCTTCTGGAATGGCTGTGAGCAGGAAGACACTTGCGTCCCTGACCTTGTCCTCCACAGTCACACCGACCTGGTGGATGTTGG GAagttctgcagctccagaaccATCTGGTCACTCtgcagccaccagggggagtCAGAGGTCAGCGCTCGTGTCGTAGAGACGGGGCGTAGGAACGTGGTGGTGTTTGCCCAGCTGGAGAATCAGGGCGAGAACGCTTATGGAACCACAGTtcacatctccacctcctccaaccTGCTTTTCTCCAGTCTAACAGTCAAG GCTCCTCCAACATTTCCACAGGACCAATCAGATATTCCAATGGAGTGTTCCTCTGAGAACAGCCCAGGTAATGAGCTGAGCTGCAACATCAGCGTTCCCTTTATGAAGACATCATCACAG gTGTCTTTCCGTCTAGAGTTTGAGCTCAGCCGAGTGGAGCTCCTGGACCACATGCaagtcaccatgacaaccagcag tgagggtgaggaTAAAAACCTtgatgacaacaacaacatcatcttcctccctctgaggTACCAGCTTGATCTCCTCTTCACCAG GGACCCCAACACTCCTCGTTTTCAAATCCAAGCAGCAGGTTCCACCGCCTTCTTCTTTTCTCGGGACGAACCCGACAGCCTTTCTCACGACTTTAACCTGACTTATCAT ATCCAGAACTTGGGCACCTTTCCAGTGCGTGGCATTGTCTTCAGGGCTGAGATCTGGGCAGTGACAAGAGGAGGGAACCATCTCATGAAGATGATGGACTTCAGAGTCGAACAG gtCTCTGGTTCTCACTGTCAGCTCCCTCAACACACAGCAGCCAACAGGATTTCAGCAGAggacctgtctcacctgtcccagCTG aacagcagcaacagtgcCAGCGTGGCGGCTGAGTGTCGGCTGGAGCTGCCAGCCTCCAAAGAGCTGAAGGTGACACTCACAGGACGACTTcaacttcctgctctgcttgCT GTGAGCTTTAGGTCTTTGGAGATATTAACCACAGCTTCCATCTGGATGGAACCATTTAGTCCAATGTTCCTTCAGGAAGATGTTCCTGTCAGAGAG ATAATCCTGGAGATAAGGAAGGAAGAGGATTATATCAACCCAGTCTGGATTATACTGGGAAGCATACTGGGAGGCCTTCTACTATTGGCTCTATTGGTCCTGGCCCTTTGGAAG CTCGGCTTCTTTAGTAGACGaaggaaagacaaagaggagcCTGTAGCCGATGGGAAGGCAGCGGAGGAGCTGTGA